One window from the genome of Cardiocondyla obscurior isolate alpha-2009 linkage group LG04, Cobs3.1, whole genome shotgun sequence encodes:
- the Adss gene encoding adenylosuccinate synthetase yields the protein MQQPQTNGNGAPASPRKKQRTSVATGSGGDSISKVTVVLGAQWGDEGKGKVVDLLAVDADVVCRCQGGNNAGHTVVVEGAEFDFHLLPSGIINPRCKSILGNGVVIHLPGLFEELEKNVAKGLKNWEDRLIISDRAHIVFDFHQQVDGLQEQEKGTQSLGTTKKGIGPTYSSKAARNGLRIGDLLGDFDKFSQKFNTLVTSYQKMFPALHVDVKVELERYKVYSERIRPYVRDTVQYLHQALKDGKKVLVEGANAAMLDIDFGTYPYVTSSNCSIGGVLTGLGLPPNTIGEIIGVIKAYTTRVGDGPFPTELLDSTGELLQKRGHEIGVTTKRKRRCGWLDLPLLKFTTLVNGYTSICLTKLDILDTLPEIKVCVGYRLNGKDIDYFPGSIWELTKIETVYKTVEGWQTSTEGIRSLEKLPPNAHKYIQLIEEYLDVPVKWIGVGAGRESVITL from the exons ATGCAGCAGCCGCAGACGAACGGCAACGGGGCCCCGGCTTCGCCGAGGAAGAAGCAGCGGACGTCGGTGGCGACCGGCAGCGGCGGCGACTCTATATCGAAGGTCACGGTGGTCCTCGGCGCGCAATGGGGCGACGAGGGCAAGGGAAAAGTTGTCGACCTGCTGGCCGTGGACGCTGACGTCGTTTGCAGGTGCCAG GGAGGAAATAATGCGGGGCATACTGTAGTTGTAGAAGGTGCTGAATTCGACTTTCACCTTCTGCCTAGTGGAATAATCAATCCCCGATGCAAATCCATATTAG GCAATGGAGTGGTGATTCATTTACCTGGCTTGTTCGAGGAATTGGAGAAGAATGTAGCTAAAGGTCTTAAGAACTGGGAGGACAGACTTATAATATCAGATCGAGCACACATAGTGTTTGATTTTCATCAGCAAGTTGATGGATTGCAAGAACAGGAAAAAGGCACCCAATCATTGGGAACTACAAAAAAGGGTATAGGACCGACGTATTCGAGCAAGGCTGCTAGAAATGGCCTTAGAATTGGAGATCTTCTCGGAGATTTCGACAAATTTTCACAAAAGTTTAACACTTTAGTTACATcgtatcaaaaaatgtttcctgCTCTGCACGTTGACGTTAAGGTCGAATTAGAGCGTTACAAAGT ttaTTCCGAACGTATAAGGCCGTACGTCAGAGATACCGTACAATATTTGCATCAGGCTTTAAAGGACGGCAAGAAAGTTTTGGTGGAAGGCGCCAATGCAGCAATGTTAGATATCGATTTTGGAACTTATCCTTATGTGACGAGCTCAAATTGCAGTATAGGCGGAGTATTAACAGGCCTCGGTTTACCTCCCAACACAATCGGTGAAATAATCGGCGTCATAAAAGCTTACACCACCAGAGTCGGCGATGGGCCCTTCCCCACGGAACTTTTGGATTCCACCGGAGAGCTGTTGCAAAAGAGAGGCCACGAAATCGGCGTAACCACGAAGCGAAAGAGACGGTGTGGATGGCTCGATTTGCCGTTGCTGAAATTTACTACCCTTGTTAATGG atACACCTCTATATGCTTAACAAAGCTTGACATCTTGGATACATTGCCGGAAATAAAAGTATGCGTGGGGTATCGATTAAATGGAAAAGACATAGATTACTTTCCGGGCAGTATTTGGGAATTGACAAAGATCGAAACGGTATATAAAACTGTCGAGGGCTGGCAAACCAGTACAGAGGGTATACGTTCCTTAGAAAAATTGCCGCCTAATGCACACAAGTACATTCAATTGATAGAAGAGTACTTAGATGTGCCag
- the Ap-1sigma gene encoding AP-1 complex subunit sigma-2 isoform X2 — translation MMQFMLLFSRQGKLRLQKWYVAHPDKLKKKITRELITTILARKPKMSSFLEWKDVKVVYKRYASLYFCCAIEQNDNELLTLEIIHRYVELLDKYFGSVCELDIIFNFEKAYFILDELLVGGEIQETSKKNVLKAIAAQDLLQEEETPQGFFEDHGLG, via the exons ATG ATGCAATTTATGTTACTGTTCAGCCGTCAAGGAAAGCTCCGCCTGCAAAAGTGGTACGTTGCGCATCCCGACaaacttaaaaagaaaatcacgCGCGAGCTGATTACTACGATATTGGCACGAAAGCCGAAAATGTCGAGCTTCTTGGAATGGAAGGACGTTAAAGTTGTTTATAAAAG atatgcgagtttatatttttgctgTGCAATTGAGCAGAACGACAATGAACTGCTGACGTTGGAGATTATACATCGTTATGTCGAATTATTGGATAAGTATTTTGGCAGT GTATGCGAGTtggatataattttcaatttcgaaAAGGCATACTTTATATTAGACGAGCTGCTGGTTGGCGGGGAGATTCAAGAAACTagcaaaaaaaatgtattgaaaGCCATTGCTGCCCAGGACCTGTTACAGGAG
- the Ap-1sigma gene encoding AP-1 complex subunit sigma-2 isoform X1, translating into MMQFMLLFSRQGKLRLQKWYVAHPDKLKKKITRELITTILARKPKMSSFLEWKDVKVVYKRYASLYFCCAIEQNDNELLTLEIIHRYVELLDKYFGSVCELDIIFNFEKAYFILDELLVGGEIQETSKKNVLKAIAAQDLLQEDEAVEGALREVGLI; encoded by the exons ATG ATGCAATTTATGTTACTGTTCAGCCGTCAAGGAAAGCTCCGCCTGCAAAAGTGGTACGTTGCGCATCCCGACaaacttaaaaagaaaatcacgCGCGAGCTGATTACTACGATATTGGCACGAAAGCCGAAAATGTCGAGCTTCTTGGAATGGAAGGACGTTAAAGTTGTTTATAAAAG atatgcgagtttatatttttgctgTGCAATTGAGCAGAACGACAATGAACTGCTGACGTTGGAGATTATACATCGTTATGTCGAATTATTGGATAAGTATTTTGGCAGT GTATGCGAGTtggatataattttcaatttcgaaAAGGCATACTTTATATTAGACGAGCTGCTGGTTGGCGGGGAGATTCAAGAAACTagcaaaaaaaatgtattgaaaGCCATTGCTGCCCAGGACCTGTTACAGGAG
- the LOC139102092 gene encoding homeobox protein MSX-1, which produces MRLIWICPQRGCVSQKKRKKERMEGYVPHGTRACAPGHRERTPRIRIYVYIAKGLFFAEFSETLGMMSDARGSRTGNTDFSIARILANDSPSNIEVAWKLSEESPERDLPQRETEATKRTPEPRRVDEMRFDAPVITERSGDHDSGNVTRPTDLMWLQYTRYRPPRLPRRSFPERRVKRRAGDHPRIPFSSSQLQVLEDRYQKSAYLSRNDVVEMSATLRLPQSKIKIWFQNRRARQRRESLNSIITAR; this is translated from the exons ATGCGTCTAATTTGGATCTGCCCGCAAAGAGGATGcgtctcgcaaaaaaaaagaaagaaagaaagaatggagggGTACGTGCCCCACGGGACCCGGGCGTGTGCTCCTGGCCACCGTGAGCGTACACCCCGaatacgtatatacgtatatatagcGAAGGGTTTGTTCTTCGCAGAATTTAGTGAGACTCTTGGAATGATGAGCGAtgcacgaggctcgcgaacggGGAACACGGACTTCAGCATAGCCCGTATACTCGCGAACGACTCGCCGTCGAACATCGAAGTCGCGTGGAAACTGAGCGAGGAGTCACCGGAACGTGATTTACCGCAACGGGAAACGGAAGCTACAAAACGGACACCTGAACCCCGTCGCGTAGATGAAATGCGGTTCGACGCCCCCGTTATCACGGAGCGAAGCGGAGACCACGACAGCGGAAACGTAACACGACCGACTGATCTTATGTGGCTTCAATATACCCGGTACAGACCACCGAGGCTGCCCAGAAGATCGTTTCCCGAGAGACGAGTCAAGCGACGAGCGGGCGATCATCCCCGTATTCCATTCTCTTCGTCTCAGCTGCAAGTGTTGGAGGATAGGTATCAAAAAAGCGCGTATCTGTCCAGGAATGACGTCGTCGAGATGTCCGCGACGCTACGACTGCCACAGAGTAAA ATCAAGATCTGGTTTCAAAATCGTCGAGCGAGGCAGAGACGTGAATCGTTGAACTCTATTATAACAGCGCGATGA